Proteins encoded together in one Rubripirellula reticaptiva window:
- a CDS encoding SDR family NAD(P)-dependent oxidoreductase, translating to MPDMTRPVALVTGGGTGVGRACVLQLADQGYDVVVNYSRSQDDAEATAKEASAKGVTAITVQCDVADDVCVRAMMDQIKTQFGRLDVVINNAAMTHFVPHDDLEGLTEPMWDRMLGVNLKGPFFVTRAAADMLRQGNGGSVVNVSSVAALTGMGSSIGYCAAKGGLNTMTKSFARILAPEVRVNSVCPGPIDSRWIRDGNPDWDLNEMVTNYPIPKASQPSDIADAVLFFAVHSQMATGQILSVDGGQTL from the coding sequence ATGCCCGATATGACTCGCCCCGTTGCACTAGTTACCGGTGGCGGAACGGGAGTCGGCCGAGCCTGCGTCCTGCAACTCGCTGACCAAGGTTACGATGTTGTTGTTAACTACTCTCGCAGTCAGGACGATGCCGAAGCGACGGCCAAAGAAGCATCGGCGAAAGGCGTTACCGCCATCACAGTTCAGTGCGACGTCGCCGATGACGTTTGCGTCCGAGCGATGATGGACCAGATCAAGACCCAGTTCGGCCGATTGGACGTCGTGATCAACAATGCTGCGATGACGCACTTCGTCCCCCACGACGACCTCGAAGGGCTAACCGAACCGATGTGGGATCGAATGCTGGGCGTTAATCTAAAAGGCCCGTTCTTTGTCACTCGCGCCGCCGCGGACATGCTGCGTCAAGGAAACGGCGGATCCGTGGTTAACGTCAGCTCGGTCGCCGCGCTGACCGGCATGGGATCGTCGATCGGATACTGTGCGGCCAAAGGGGGGCTTAATACGATGACCAAGTCATTCGCCCGGATCCTGGCGCCAGAAGTTCGCGTCAATTCAGTATGTCCAGGCCCAATCGACAGCCGATGGATTCGCGACGGGAACCCCGACTGGGATCTGAACGAAATGGTCACAAACTATCCAATTCCCAAAGCATCGCAGCCCAGCGACATCGCCGACGCAGTACTTTTCTTTGCCGTCCACAGCCAAATGGCCACTGGTCAGATCCTCAGCGTCGATGGCGGCCAGACACTTTGA
- a CDS encoding cytochrome c family protein — MRFRMMTRLATILVLALACFPPVVAIGEDNLLLASPGSDDLLGGDDLLGGGDDLLGGDDPLGGGPGTDPDPLAGLGAKEPIKKAADPKKDPHEGLWTEDIYPSAESCRACHPGQYDQWRSSSHAYANVSPMFQRFEQAMIDYTRGTIGSFCVRCHSPVGTQLKVSRAASILEAPAVVREGVTCIACHRIREHYWRSSNGDRRIEPGDIHAPVGGGSHGHGLADAVSHAEDLKLKTHAGQTGPGQDIHASSYFFEPLTNSDVCASCHQVAVHPGIALEVVHSQYRHGPAAAKGISCQDCHMGAVPGKPEGYDYGHAAILSDKPYGEPRKLSNHNMWGPGYSIAHPGIFPHNHKAKAYSPREWLLFDYEAGWGTDEFENNYAAVQTFPKPWDTVDDRRDGRKVIDDNLAKIQEKRGAAVMTMEAGLKVQGPRFLDNPRAGRPMTISYRVSNVSEGHNMPTGSLGAQPQLWLNAVLIDPDGKRVWETGYLDRNADLADMHSVEVAKHRIPRDKDLFNLQTKFLINNVRGTDREAALPLNFSLDQLVFLRPGAVPVSVLNHPPLIRMEAHSIAPLGHREPKFHIPASAMQKRGAYRLSVRMRNRTEPMYFMRQIGATPDMIRRMNENMIDTCSSSHTFIVK, encoded by the coding sequence ATGCGATTTAGAATGATGACTCGATTGGCGACGATACTAGTCCTCGCATTGGCATGCTTTCCACCAGTGGTTGCCATCGGGGAAGACAATCTTTTGCTCGCCTCGCCCGGATCGGATGATCTGCTCGGCGGCGACGACTTGCTGGGTGGTGGCGATGATTTGCTGGGTGGTGATGACCCTTTGGGTGGCGGACCCGGGACGGACCCTGATCCGCTTGCTGGCCTGGGGGCTAAAGAACCAATCAAGAAGGCAGCGGACCCCAAGAAAGATCCGCACGAAGGACTTTGGACGGAAGACATCTATCCATCGGCCGAGTCTTGCCGAGCCTGCCATCCTGGGCAATACGATCAGTGGCGATCGAGTAGCCATGCGTATGCAAACGTTTCGCCCATGTTTCAGCGTTTCGAACAGGCGATGATCGACTACACCCGCGGAACCATAGGCTCGTTCTGTGTCCGCTGTCACTCGCCGGTTGGAACCCAATTAAAGGTTTCTCGCGCCGCAAGCATTTTGGAAGCACCAGCCGTCGTCCGTGAAGGCGTCACCTGCATCGCGTGCCATCGTATTCGCGAACACTATTGGCGCAGCAGCAACGGTGACCGACGAATCGAACCTGGTGACATCCACGCGCCCGTCGGTGGCGGAAGTCATGGTCATGGACTCGCAGACGCGGTTTCCCACGCAGAAGACCTGAAGCTGAAAACACACGCCGGACAGACCGGCCCCGGCCAAGACATCCATGCATCAAGTTACTTCTTTGAACCGCTGACCAATAGTGATGTGTGCGCGTCTTGTCACCAAGTCGCGGTCCATCCGGGCATCGCTTTGGAAGTGGTTCATTCGCAGTATCGTCACGGGCCAGCGGCGGCCAAAGGTATCTCTTGCCAAGACTGTCACATGGGAGCCGTTCCTGGCAAACCTGAGGGTTACGACTATGGACATGCCGCGATCCTAAGTGACAAGCCGTACGGTGAACCTCGCAAGCTATCCAATCACAACATGTGGGGCCCTGGATACTCAATCGCTCACCCAGGTATTTTCCCGCACAACCACAAAGCTAAAGCTTACTCACCACGCGAGTGGCTGCTTTTCGACTATGAAGCTGGATGGGGAACCGACGAATTTGAAAACAACTACGCGGCAGTACAGACGTTTCCTAAACCTTGGGACACCGTGGATGATCGCCGAGATGGCCGAAAAGTCATTGACGATAACCTAGCGAAGATCCAGGAAAAACGCGGCGCGGCGGTAATGACGATGGAAGCCGGATTGAAAGTCCAAGGGCCTCGCTTTCTTGACAATCCGCGTGCCGGGCGTCCGATGACGATCAGCTACCGAGTTAGCAACGTCAGCGAGGGGCACAACATGCCAACAGGCTCGCTCGGAGCACAACCACAGCTTTGGCTCAACGCAGTCTTGATCGATCCGGACGGAAAACGCGTGTGGGAAACCGGATATCTCGATCGCAATGCGGACTTAGCCGATATGCACTCCGTGGAAGTCGCAAAGCACCGAATTCCACGGGATAAAGACCTGTTCAACCTGCAGACCAAGTTCCTGATCAACAACGTTCGAGGCACTGATCGCGAAGCCGCATTGCCGCTGAACTTCAGTCTTGACCAACTCGTGTTCCTGCGTCCCGGTGCGGTGCCCGTCAGCGTGCTGAATCATCCACCGTTGATCCGAATGGAAGCGCACTCGATCGCGCCGCTTGGACATCGCGAACCAAAGTTCCATATCCCCGCTTCGGCGATGCAAAAACGGGGTGCTTATCGGTTGAGCGTTCGAATGCGGAATCGCACCGAACCCATGTATTTCATGCGGCAGATTGGTGCGACGCCTGACATGATTCGCCGCATGAATGAAAACATGATTGATACTTGCAGCAGCAGTCACACGTTTATTGTCAAGTGA
- the aroB gene encoding 3-dehydroquinate synthase: MVTSSQGPAAECVNVPLADRSYRIEITSDAVGGFADSIIASLGDVTHVLVIADQAVEQSWANPLAAALESAERGTAGAIRVSQTSVASGETSKSIAEFERLLQWVSAEGGDRRSVIVAVGGGVIGDLAGYVAASYARGIRFVQVPTTLLAMVDSSVGGKTGINLPTAKNMVGAFWQPSLVLVDTSVLSTLPDRSYLSGLAEVIKYGVIDDAEFFDYLESHASDLVARDPKALRHAIARSCQSKASVVGEDERETSGRRAILNYGHTFAHAIESTAGYGTFLHGEAVAIGMQMAAQLAIDLGMCDATLLDRQTKLIVACGLPTTWADADPDAMLPVMMRDKKVAHGKLRFILPTRLGAVDLLGDIDEAAVRDAIVKLKK; this comes from the coding sequence ATGGTAACGTCGTCGCAAGGGCCCGCAGCAGAGTGCGTCAATGTTCCGCTGGCCGACCGAAGCTATCGGATCGAGATCACTAGTGATGCCGTTGGCGGTTTTGCCGACTCGATCATCGCGTCACTCGGTGACGTGACTCACGTGTTGGTGATCGCCGATCAGGCAGTCGAGCAATCGTGGGCCAACCCGTTGGCGGCGGCATTGGAAAGTGCGGAACGGGGAACTGCGGGAGCAATTCGAGTCAGCCAAACTAGCGTCGCATCAGGCGAGACCAGTAAGTCGATTGCGGAGTTCGAACGTTTGCTGCAATGGGTTTCGGCCGAAGGAGGCGATCGCCGCAGTGTCATCGTGGCGGTTGGCGGCGGCGTGATTGGTGACTTGGCGGGTTATGTAGCCGCGTCGTATGCCCGTGGGATTCGCTTTGTCCAAGTCCCCACGACTCTGTTGGCGATGGTCGACAGCAGCGTGGGTGGCAAGACTGGGATCAACCTGCCGACCGCTAAAAACATGGTTGGCGCCTTTTGGCAACCATCGCTAGTGTTGGTCGATACGTCCGTGCTAAGCACCTTGCCGGACCGCAGCTATCTGAGCGGGTTGGCCGAAGTGATCAAGTATGGCGTGATCGATGACGCTGAATTTTTTGACTATCTCGAATCGCACGCCAGCGACTTGGTCGCTCGCGATCCCAAAGCGCTGCGGCACGCGATCGCGCGCAGTTGCCAATCCAAGGCCAGTGTCGTCGGCGAAGACGAGCGTGAAACCAGTGGCCGCCGGGCAATCTTGAATTACGGGCATACGTTTGCCCACGCAATCGAGTCGACGGCCGGTTACGGTACGTTTTTGCACGGGGAAGCCGTCGCGATTGGAATGCAAATGGCGGCTCAATTGGCGATCGACCTAGGGATGTGCGACGCGACGCTGTTGGATCGCCAAACCAAGCTGATCGTGGCATGTGGGTTGCCGACGACTTGGGCCGATGCCGATCCGGACGCCATGTTGCCCGTCATGATGCGAGACAAAAAGGTGGCGCACGGGAAACTGCGTTTCATTCTGCCCACGCGCCTCGGAGCGGTCGATTTGCTGGGCGATATTGACGAGGCGGCGGTCCGCGATGCGATCGTGAAACTGAAAAAGTAG
- a CDS encoding biotin--[acetyl-CoA-carboxylase] ligase: MTVGNTDPIGKIAANQMIADGRIRSVWHTDQTESTNSVALADARRLLPELTIPRLYIADRQTAGRGRHGRTWQSDETSLTFSLLLNWKFQNDTPSRLLSMAVGVGIARAIEFDYAPIRTSLKWPNDVLIGGGKVAGILLEANVLTNHVIAGVGINVGSAPDLSQQPDANPTRSISSVVHREVHRYRCMPSIVNAVLDTIDELRQGDESEIIREFRSRCLLTGQMISFASDGITHQGRCLGVDATGSLRVETNDTIRSIISGEASLLRIQPKPQR; this comes from the coding sequence GTGACCGTGGGAAACACGGATCCGATCGGGAAAATCGCTGCAAATCAGATGATCGCGGACGGTCGAATCCGATCGGTTTGGCATACCGACCAAACCGAGTCAACCAACTCCGTCGCCCTTGCCGACGCTCGCCGCCTCTTACCCGAACTTACCATACCGCGACTCTACATCGCCGATCGCCAAACCGCAGGCCGCGGTCGCCACGGACGAACTTGGCAAAGCGACGAAACTTCGTTGACGTTTTCGTTGCTACTAAACTGGAAGTTCCAGAACGACACTCCCTCGCGATTGCTTTCGATGGCCGTCGGAGTCGGTATCGCGCGAGCCATCGAGTTTGACTATGCTCCGATTCGAACGTCATTGAAGTGGCCCAACGACGTCTTGATCGGCGGCGGAAAGGTCGCTGGTATATTACTAGAAGCTAACGTGCTGACCAATCATGTGATCGCCGGTGTGGGAATCAATGTAGGTTCAGCGCCTGACCTTTCACAACAACCCGATGCCAATCCCACTCGCTCGATCTCGTCGGTGGTCCACCGCGAAGTCCATCGCTACCGCTGCATGCCTTCGATCGTCAATGCAGTGCTAGATACGATCGACGAACTTCGCCAAGGGGACGAATCTGAAATCATCCGCGAGTTCCGATCGCGGTGCCTATTGACCGGACAAATGATTTCGTTTGCAAGCGATGGCATCACTCATCAAGGCCGATGCCTAGGCGTCGACGCAACAGGATCGCTACGGGTTGAAACCAACGACACCATCCGATCGATTATCTCTGGCGAAGCAAGCTTGCTTCGAATCCAGCCCAAGCCCCAGCGTTAA
- a CDS encoding Spy/CpxP family protein refolding chaperone, translating into MKFKMLGAIVMAAVLAAPAIADDADGAKKKKKGQNRGPSASAQIIKQLESVNLTEAQTAKIKELGKAADASMKTIREEAGLTPELMKKRMEAQKSVRETGKKGKEAAEAVNEAAGLTAEQSAAFAKMNEARTTFQKSVVALLTDTQKEGLPKAMLRTGKPAGEKGKKKKDAA; encoded by the coding sequence ATGAAGTTCAAAATGCTTGGCGCTATCGTTATGGCAGCAGTATTGGCAGCACCAGCGATCGCCGACGACGCAGATGGTGCCAAAAAGAAGAAGAAGGGTCAAAATCGCGGCCCATCCGCTTCCGCGCAAATCATCAAGCAGCTTGAATCGGTAAACCTGACAGAAGCTCAGACTGCGAAAATTAAAGAATTAGGCAAGGCAGCAGATGCTTCGATGAAGACCATCCGCGAAGAAGCTGGTTTGACGCCCGAGCTGATGAAGAAGCGCATGGAAGCTCAAAAGTCCGTTCGGGAAACCGGCAAGAAAGGTAAAGAAGCAGCCGAGGCCGTGAACGAAGCCGCAGGACTAACGGCTGAACAGTCCGCCGCATTCGCCAAGATGAACGAAGCTCGTACCACATTCCAAAAGAGTGTCGTCGCGCTACTGACGGACACTCAAAAAGAAGGGCTGCCAAAAGCGATGTTACGAACCGGCAAGCCAGCCGGTGAAAAAGGCAAGAAGAAGAAAGACGCTGCCTAA
- a CDS encoding ion transporter, whose amino-acid sequence MNNPSTSGSNKTGAGNPSRARLRRDVQRPAEPGWRQEWHDIIFEADSHAGRWFDIALLIAILASITLVALETVPEYVAWKPRFEFFEQILAALFTAEYIMRLMTVRRPLKYAFSFWGIIDLLSFLPSYIIPLVGSSSSASFVTLRAIRLLRVFRVLKLWRMMDDADELASAVWRARNKIVVFLSVVLVAVTISGTLMYHIEHVEGADGFTSIPQAMYWAIVTMTTVGYGDIVPHTTLGKFISAALILLGYSLIIVPSTFVSAEIIQQTHAPDEPPCPHCEVSGQRSDATFCYRCGDRLHV is encoded by the coding sequence ATGAACAATCCCTCCACTTCTGGCTCCAATAAAACGGGGGCAGGCAATCCTAGTCGCGCCAGGCTTCGCCGTGATGTTCAGCGACCGGCAGAGCCAGGTTGGCGTCAGGAATGGCACGACATCATCTTCGAGGCCGACTCGCATGCCGGGCGTTGGTTTGACATCGCCTTGTTGATTGCGATTCTTGCCAGCATCACGCTGGTGGCGCTCGAAACGGTGCCCGAGTATGTCGCTTGGAAGCCGCGATTTGAGTTCTTTGAACAGATATTGGCCGCTCTGTTCACAGCCGAGTACATCATGCGATTGATGACGGTGCGGCGACCACTGAAGTATGCATTCAGTTTTTGGGGGATCATTGATCTACTAAGCTTCTTGCCAAGTTACATCATCCCATTAGTAGGTTCGTCGTCGTCGGCGTCGTTCGTGACGCTGCGGGCAATTCGATTGCTGCGTGTTTTCCGTGTGCTGAAGCTGTGGCGGATGATGGACGACGCAGACGAGTTGGCATCAGCGGTTTGGCGTGCGAGAAACAAGATCGTTGTTTTCTTGTCGGTCGTTCTCGTCGCGGTCACGATAAGCGGCACGCTGATGTATCACATTGAGCATGTCGAAGGAGCTGATGGTTTTACGTCAATTCCCCAAGCGATGTACTGGGCAATCGTGACGATGACCACTGTCGGATACGGTGACATTGTTCCTCACACGACGCTCGGCAAATTCATATCGGCCGCGTTGATTTTACTTGGATATAGTCTGATCATTGTGCCATCGACATTTGTTAGCGCTGAGATCATCCAACAGACTCATGCGCCTGACGAACCCCCTTGTCCGCATTGCGAAGTCTCGGGACAACGCTCCGACGCAACTTTCTGCTATCGATGCGGAGACAGATTGCACGTTTAG
- a CDS encoding prenyltransferase/squalene oxidase repeat-containing protein: MATQSNPDPTSNPSVSIPIPASEYEETVDEEAVIPGRRFGFLRDAPAWLVSMLLHVLILLALGLITFTDPIKVINVLTANSNSEEGPEIEEFTIDEIEPGEVAEMEEPSDPIAELTEPMELAESVDVAPIEMSAVVMDMGDLAAEMAPPTMSLQSLTTMTSQPLSSRSEDMKKKLLRDYGGNESSEAAVTEALKWFSRHQMPNGGWTFAHNFVCNGACGDPGDENRAKAVSAATAMALLPFLGAGQTHLQGDFKDVVGRGLQFLIQSGKAGKANGLPVLDLRTGGDMYSHGLASIALCEAYAMTEDPILFAPAQGAINFIVAAQCRDGGWRYKVQDPRGGDTSVAGWQIMALKSGYMGHLSVPPMTIQQSVGFLNRVQSNNGSSYGYDKPVTKFRHGTTAIGLLCRMYTGWDKTHPGIVEGVKLLSKAGVKKNDLYYNYYAAQVLRQFGGIEWENYNIELRDWLVAEQSQKSGAKGSWFIKSSVHGMTEGGRLMQTSFATMILEVYYRHMPLYADAASEDDFPL, translated from the coding sequence ATGGCAACACAATCCAATCCAGACCCGACGTCGAATCCATCCGTCAGTATTCCAATTCCCGCAAGCGAATACGAAGAAACGGTGGACGAGGAGGCAGTGATTCCTGGTCGACGATTTGGGTTCTTGCGTGACGCTCCAGCTTGGCTGGTCAGCATGTTGCTGCACGTGCTGATCTTGTTGGCATTGGGGTTGATCACGTTCACCGACCCGATCAAAGTCATCAATGTTTTGACGGCCAACAGCAACTCGGAAGAAGGCCCCGAAATCGAAGAGTTCACGATCGACGAAATCGAACCGGGGGAAGTAGCGGAAATGGAGGAGCCCTCCGATCCGATCGCAGAACTGACCGAACCGATGGAACTGGCTGAATCCGTCGATGTCGCGCCCATTGAAATGTCAGCAGTCGTGATGGACATGGGCGACTTGGCGGCCGAAATGGCACCGCCAACGATGAGCCTGCAATCGCTTACCACGATGACAAGCCAGCCGCTGAGCAGTCGATCCGAGGACATGAAGAAGAAACTGCTGCGCGACTACGGCGGCAATGAATCCAGTGAAGCCGCCGTGACCGAAGCCCTCAAATGGTTCTCACGTCACCAAATGCCGAACGGTGGTTGGACGTTCGCACACAACTTCGTTTGCAACGGTGCCTGCGGTGATCCGGGCGATGAAAACCGTGCCAAAGCGGTATCGGCGGCGACGGCGATGGCGTTGCTGCCTTTTCTGGGCGCCGGACAAACTCATCTTCAAGGCGACTTCAAAGACGTCGTTGGCCGTGGTCTGCAGTTTCTGATCCAATCAGGTAAGGCTGGTAAGGCCAATGGATTACCCGTGCTGGATTTGCGGACGGGCGGCGACATGTACTCACACGGGCTGGCTTCGATTGCGCTTTGCGAAGCTTATGCCATGACGGAAGACCCAATCCTGTTTGCGCCAGCGCAAGGCGCGATCAACTTCATCGTCGCGGCTCAGTGTCGCGACGGCGGTTGGCGTTACAAAGTCCAGGACCCACGCGGTGGTGACACCTCGGTCGCAGGCTGGCAGATCATGGCGCTTAAGAGCGGTTACATGGGGCACTTGTCTGTGCCGCCCATGACGATCCAACAATCGGTGGGTTTCCTCAATCGTGTGCAATCCAATAACGGATCGTCTTACGGATACGACAAGCCAGTGACTAAATTTCGCCACGGTACCACCGCCATCGGTCTGCTGTGCCGAATGTACACCGGATGGGACAAGACTCACCCTGGCATCGTTGAAGGTGTCAAATTGCTGTCCAAAGCCGGCGTCAAGAAAAACGATCTGTACTACAACTATTACGCAGCCCAAGTGCTGCGGCAATTTGGTGGGATCGAGTGGGAGAACTACAACATCGAACTGCGCGATTGGCTTGTTGCTGAACAGTCCCAAAAGTCAGGCGCGAAGGGCAGTTGGTTCATCAAAAGCTCGGTCCACGGCATGACCGAGGGTGGACGTTTGATGCAGACATCATTCGCCACGATGATCTTGGAAGTTTATTACCGGCACATGCCTCTTTACGCCGATGCCGCGTCCGAAGACGACTTCCCACTGTAA
- a CDS encoding PEGA domain-containing protein produces the protein MLLSVTVSRMTIILIAVTTLSSVGCVRRRMTVRTSPPGATVSVDNQVIGTAPAATSFVNYGTREFRISKEGYRTETIRRKIRPPWYEFPGIDFIAETLWPGEIRDERIIDVELVPKTIEPIDNVMGRADSLRNQSRAGVITAPPSR, from the coding sequence GTGCTTTTGTCTGTCACCGTATCGCGAATGACGATCATTTTGATCGCTGTCACGACGCTTTCGAGCGTTGGATGCGTGCGCCGGCGGATGACCGTTCGGACCAGCCCGCCGGGGGCGACGGTGTCGGTGGACAACCAAGTGATCGGAACGGCGCCCGCCGCCACGAGTTTCGTCAACTATGGAACTCGCGAATTTCGCATCTCCAAAGAAGGCTATCGAACCGAAACGATCCGCCGCAAAATTCGACCTCCGTGGTACGAGTTTCCCGGCATCGACTTCATCGCCGAAACGCTTTGGCCGGGCGAAATTCGTGACGAGCGAATCATCGATGTTGAGTTGGTACCGAAAACGATTGAACCGATCGACAATGTGATGGGACGCGCTGATTCGCTGCGAAATCAATCACGCGCCGGTGTGATCACAGCACCACCATCGCGATAG